The following proteins are co-located in the Polymorphospora rubra genome:
- a CDS encoding nitroreductase family protein — MDLDSGAGLLHRLTSYVPDREWDVPVDDPRVRHDLVPNDPGTRPPQLKAYPDGLPVVTLPRDLPDPGVPATAVLAGVESPARPLDAAQLGRVLFLGAGVVRMTERDGRRHFYRAAGSAGARFPLEVYASTRGVAGVPDGVHWYDAAAHALVQIGPAATGAATTLVLTGVPWRTGWRYAERGFRHMYWDAGTLLSQLSAAADSAGLAPRLRTDFPDATLRDLVGADGVHEHPLALLTFGAGEPAIGPTGPATTGTLPPVEFPLVTTAQRAGERTVLGEPWPRAAALPDHPPSDSLDEVVLRRGSQRLMDRSRTLPRAALEWSMTAALRGVEIPHWVAVHGVDDVPPGLYRWPDLATPLRAGNLRAELERICLDQSLAADAAFVVIAATPASTLDDRGYRTAQLTAGLVEGRLHLAAYALGAGASGMTFLDSEIPALVGESDDLATLLFTCVGVPEYASRAGGRPGAPVEVRQITPRIAGA, encoded by the coding sequence GTGGATCTCGACTCCGGCGCCGGGCTGCTGCACCGGCTGACGTCGTACGTGCCAGACCGCGAGTGGGACGTGCCGGTGGACGACCCGCGGGTACGCCACGACCTCGTCCCGAACGACCCGGGCACGCGTCCACCGCAGCTGAAGGCGTATCCGGACGGGCTGCCCGTCGTCACCCTGCCACGTGACCTGCCCGATCCCGGCGTGCCCGCGACGGCGGTCCTGGCCGGGGTGGAGTCACCGGCCCGGCCGCTCGACGCCGCCCAACTCGGCCGGGTGCTCTTCCTCGGCGCGGGCGTCGTCCGCATGACCGAACGCGACGGTCGCCGGCACTTCTACCGGGCCGCCGGGTCGGCCGGCGCCCGGTTCCCGCTCGAGGTCTACGCGAGCACCCGTGGCGTCGCCGGGGTGCCGGACGGCGTGCACTGGTACGACGCGGCCGCGCACGCCCTGGTCCAGATCGGCCCCGCGGCGACCGGGGCCGCCACGACGCTGGTGCTGACCGGGGTGCCGTGGCGGACCGGCTGGCGCTACGCCGAGCGGGGCTTCCGGCACATGTACTGGGACGCCGGCACGCTGCTGTCCCAACTGTCGGCGGCGGCCGACAGCGCCGGACTCGCACCCCGGCTGCGCACGGACTTCCCGGACGCGACCCTGCGCGACCTCGTCGGCGCCGACGGGGTGCACGAGCACCCGCTGGCGCTGCTGACATTCGGTGCCGGCGAGCCGGCGATCGGCCCCACCGGCCCGGCGACCACGGGCACGCTGCCACCGGTCGAGTTCCCGCTGGTCACCACCGCGCAGCGCGCGGGGGAGCGGACCGTCCTCGGCGAGCCGTGGCCGCGCGCCGCCGCGCTGCCCGACCACCCGCCGTCCGACTCCCTCGACGAGGTCGTGCTCCGCCGCGGCTCGCAGCGGCTCATGGACCGGTCCCGGACGCTGCCGAGGGCGGCGCTGGAATGGTCGATGACCGCCGCGCTGCGCGGGGTGGAGATCCCGCACTGGGTGGCGGTGCACGGCGTCGACGACGTGCCGCCGGGCCTCTACCGGTGGCCCGACCTGGCGACCCCGCTGCGGGCCGGGAACCTGCGCGCCGAACTGGAACGGATCTGCCTCGACCAGAGTCTCGCCGCCGACGCCGCGTTCGTCGTCATCGCCGCCACCCCGGCGTCCACGCTCGACGACCGCGGCTACCGCACCGCCCAGCTCACCGCCGGACTGGTCGAGGGGCGGCTGCACCTGGCGGCGTACGCCCTGGGGGCCGGCGCCTCCGGCATGACGTTCCTGGACTCGGAGATCCCGGCCCTGGTCGGCGAGTCCGACGACCTCGCCACACTGCTCTTCACGTGTGTCGGCGTCCCGGAGTACGCGTCGCGGGCCGGTGGCCGGCCGGGCGCCCCGGTCGAGGTCCGGCAGATCACGCCCCGCATCGCCGGCGCCTGA
- a CDS encoding substrate-binding domain-containing protein gives MVRITGARRLRSAAASLGAAALLATMAACGDGADTAAAPGPVNDAYTQQAATLVEAGTDGLLFFEGNEADLTLDKIKVYQDWSGPTESVKPVPGAKLDIIVCRIGTSCEEVGKKAQSIAQSLGWTANIHDGQGSPEGFQKAFATAAANRPSAVITVAIPENQVADGIAELQKQNIPVVGVSAIDEGGAVGYDANVSSRETFQAVLEVAKAVADSKGTAKAVFLWDVGYPHLVEALEASKRVLAGCTGCQLLEVRERTLTQAVDPIEMQNITTSLLQKHGNDLQYIFTPYGNGVESIIAALKAAGREDVKVLSKNAEPERLGSVATGDQFADFGAVRGWNAYAAIDQVVRLLAGQQPLPDAEQGIPATIFVKDNAPADGVVDWDSYVDYAQRYEQMWRAAS, from the coding sequence TTGGTCAGGATCACCGGAGCCCGTCGGCTCCGCTCCGCGGCCGCCTCGCTGGGCGCCGCCGCACTGCTCGCAACCATGGCCGCCTGCGGCGACGGCGCCGACACCGCCGCCGCGCCGGGCCCCGTCAACGACGCGTACACCCAGCAGGCCGCGACCCTCGTCGAGGCCGGCACGGACGGCCTGCTCTTCTTCGAGGGCAACGAGGCCGACCTCACCCTCGACAAGATCAAGGTCTATCAGGACTGGTCCGGCCCGACCGAGTCGGTCAAACCGGTCCCCGGCGCCAAGCTCGACATCATCGTGTGCCGCATCGGCACCTCCTGCGAAGAGGTCGGCAAGAAGGCGCAGAGCATCGCCCAGTCGCTCGGCTGGACCGCGAACATCCACGACGGTCAGGGCAGTCCCGAGGGCTTCCAGAAGGCGTTCGCGACCGCCGCCGCCAACCGGCCCAGCGCCGTCATCACCGTGGCCATCCCCGAGAACCAGGTCGCCGACGGCATTGCCGAGCTGCAGAAACAGAACATTCCGGTGGTCGGCGTATCGGCCATCGACGAGGGTGGCGCGGTCGGCTACGACGCCAACGTGTCCAGCCGCGAGACGTTCCAGGCGGTGCTGGAGGTGGCCAAGGCGGTCGCCGACTCCAAGGGCACCGCGAAGGCCGTCTTCCTCTGGGACGTCGGCTATCCCCACCTGGTCGAGGCCCTCGAGGCCAGCAAGCGGGTCCTCGCCGGCTGCACCGGCTGCCAGCTGCTGGAGGTCAGGGAACGCACCCTCACCCAGGCGGTCGACCCGATCGAGATGCAGAACATCACCACGTCGCTGCTGCAGAAGCACGGCAACGACCTGCAGTACATCTTCACGCCGTACGGCAACGGGGTGGAGTCCATCATCGCCGCGCTGAAGGCCGCCGGCCGCGAGGACGTGAAGGTGCTGTCGAAGAACGCCGAACCCGAGCGCCTGGGCAGTGTCGCCACCGGCGACCAGTTCGCCGACTTCGGCGCGGTCCGGGGCTGGAACGCGTACGCCGCGATCGACCAGGTCGTCCGGCTGCTGGCCGGCCAGCAGCCGCTGCCCGACGCGGAGCAGGGCATCCCGGCGACCATCTTCGTCAAGGACAACGCCCCCGCCGACGGTGTCGTCGACTGGGACAGCTACGTCGACTACGCGCAGCGGTACGAGCAGATGTGGCGGGCCGCCTCGTGA
- a CDS encoding ATP-binding cassette domain-containing protein produces the protein MLEVVGLSKSYGRVRAVTDVSFDVLPGEILGIVGDNGAGKSTLMNMVSGAVAPDGGELRIAGERLAPHTIGNARARGIEMIYQDLGLSDNLSVVENVFLGREWTAGPARLPVLRKKAMRARTREVLERLGIDLHDMNVLVEGLSGGQRQMVAIARALVTENEPRVMVMDEPTAALGTTESRGVNDLIVRLRDRGYAVIVISHRIPEVLALADRLLVMKGGRRVYHGPTGALDVERCVQLIVRGADALGTEEPA, from the coding sequence GTGCTCGAGGTCGTCGGACTGTCCAAGTCGTACGGCCGGGTCCGCGCGGTCACCGACGTCTCCTTCGACGTACTGCCGGGCGAGATCCTCGGCATCGTCGGCGACAACGGCGCCGGCAAGTCGACCCTGATGAACATGGTCAGCGGGGCGGTCGCGCCGGACGGCGGCGAGCTGCGGATCGCCGGCGAACGGCTGGCGCCGCACACGATCGGCAACGCCCGCGCCCGGGGCATCGAGATGATCTATCAGGACCTCGGCCTGTCCGACAACCTCAGCGTGGTCGAGAACGTGTTTCTCGGCCGGGAGTGGACGGCCGGTCCGGCCCGGCTGCCGGTGCTGCGCAAGAAGGCGATGCGGGCCCGCACCCGGGAGGTGCTGGAGCGGCTCGGCATCGACCTGCACGACATGAACGTGCTCGTCGAGGGGCTCTCCGGCGGCCAACGGCAGATGGTGGCCATCGCCCGGGCGCTGGTGACCGAGAACGAGCCGCGCGTGATGGTGATGGACGAGCCGACGGCGGCGCTGGGCACCACCGAGTCGCGGGGCGTCAACGACCTGATCGTACGGCTGCGCGACCGCGGCTACGCGGTGATCGTCATCAGCCACCGCATCCCGGAGGTGCTGGCCCTGGCCGACCGCCTGCTCGTGATGAAAGGCGGCCGGCGGGTCTACCACGGGCCGACCGGCGCACTCGACGTCGAGCGGTGCGTGCAACTGATCGTGCGGGGAGCCGACGCGCTCGGGACGGAGGAGCCGGCGTGA
- a CDS encoding ABC transporter permease has protein sequence MTETVTKTPPDRVVVRQSADRSRQGVGERAVDGVSRYGLVGLLFLVIAVFSVASPETYFTTTNFRLILVNQTVTVIVALAATLPLLAHYLDASVGPMLGLAQGVSIWLVAVHGTPIWLALVAVLVLAVAVGLLNTLLVLKFGMSSIIATLATGSLLMGSLYMITGGRVIFQNVPESFTAIARGDLAGIPLPLIYLTVLVVLLEFLVVWTPFGQRLYAMDGNIRGAARAGINVNSYTVRAFVGAAVLASIAGVLLASRVGSAQPTVGEQFLLPAFAAAFLGAAVLRPGRVNMLGTVVAAYFISFTIAGLQHLGAATWIERIFNGLAVIVGVSLAGFAVRRRRQLAVRHVERLERQAPRGS, from the coding sequence GTGACGGAGACGGTGACGAAGACGCCACCCGACCGGGTCGTGGTCCGGCAGAGCGCCGACCGGTCGCGCCAGGGTGTCGGCGAGCGGGCGGTCGACGGCGTCAGCCGGTACGGGCTGGTCGGCCTGCTCTTCCTGGTGATCGCGGTGTTCTCGGTGGCCAGCCCGGAAACCTACTTCACGACGACGAACTTCCGGCTGATCCTGGTCAACCAGACGGTGACCGTGATCGTCGCGCTGGCCGCGACGCTGCCGCTGCTGGCGCACTACCTCGACGCCTCGGTCGGCCCGATGCTCGGCCTGGCGCAGGGCGTGAGCATCTGGCTGGTCGCGGTGCACGGCACGCCGATCTGGCTGGCGCTGGTCGCGGTCCTGGTGCTCGCGGTCGCCGTCGGTCTGCTCAACACCCTGCTGGTGCTGAAGTTCGGCATGTCGTCGATCATCGCCACCCTGGCGACGGGCAGCCTGCTGATGGGCAGCCTCTACATGATCACCGGTGGCCGGGTCATCTTCCAGAACGTGCCGGAGAGCTTCACCGCGATCGCCCGCGGCGACCTGGCCGGTATCCCGCTGCCGCTGATCTATCTGACCGTCCTGGTGGTGCTGCTGGAGTTCCTGGTCGTCTGGACCCCGTTCGGGCAGCGGCTCTACGCGATGGACGGCAACATCCGCGGCGCGGCGCGGGCCGGCATCAACGTCAACAGTTACACGGTACGGGCGTTCGTCGGTGCTGCCGTACTCGCCTCGATCGCCGGGGTGCTCCTCGCGTCCCGGGTCGGTTCCGCCCAACCGACCGTCGGCGAGCAGTTCCTGCTCCCGGCGTTCGCCGCGGCCTTCCTCGGCGCGGCCGTACTGCGTCCCGGCCGGGTCAACATGCTCGGCACCGTCGTCGCCGCGTACTTCATCAGCTTCACCATCGCCGGCCTGCAGCACCTGGGCGCCGCCACCTGGATCGAGCGCATCTTCAACGGGCTCGCGGTCATCGTCGGTGTCTCGCTCGCCGGGTTCGCCGTACGACGCCGGCGGCAGCTCGCCGTACGGCACGTCGAACGGCTCGAACGGCAGGCACCACGCGGCAGCTGA
- a CDS encoding amidohydrolase family protein, with amino-acid sequence MKNDYFVFDNAIHMYKLTDDNLDERTGGRKSTNALVEYAKLYSRPGYPYDDISGRELSVEDAHRLMFDESDTDIAMAQTVPSHGGWKLGFSPAENNYKLKEAYPDRVLFCGGVDPITHGRYGAVKEAIRQITEWGAVSFKFYQAHSGGVSWRIDDRQVAYPIWEACLENGVTNVQFHKGLAFNTQHIIDLAPYDLERAAQDFPEMTFIVHHLGEPFIDETINIASRYENISLALTAWINQYPVAPRAALHAIGKCLLHVGEDRLLWGSEAFVWPKVQAYIDLFADMTMPEDLQDGYGYPELTDQAKAKIFGLNFARIMGIDVEAKKAELYGAPPAKGKKAKKNKKAGSHGK; translated from the coding sequence ATGAAGAACGACTACTTCGTATTCGACAACGCCATCCACATGTACAAGCTCACCGACGACAACCTCGACGAGCGCACCGGCGGCCGCAAGTCGACCAACGCGTTGGTCGAGTACGCCAAGCTCTACTCCCGGCCCGGGTACCCGTACGACGACATCTCCGGGCGGGAACTGTCGGTCGAGGACGCCCACCGGCTGATGTTCGACGAGTCCGACACCGACATCGCGATGGCGCAGACGGTGCCGAGCCACGGTGGCTGGAAGCTGGGCTTCTCCCCGGCGGAGAACAACTACAAGCTCAAGGAGGCGTATCCGGACCGGGTGCTCTTCTGCGGCGGCGTCGACCCGATCACCCACGGCCGGTACGGCGCGGTCAAGGAGGCGATCCGGCAGATCACGGAGTGGGGTGCGGTCAGCTTCAAGTTCTACCAGGCGCACTCCGGCGGAGTGTCCTGGCGCATCGACGACCGGCAGGTGGCGTACCCGATCTGGGAGGCGTGCCTGGAGAACGGCGTGACGAACGTGCAGTTCCACAAGGGACTCGCGTTCAACACCCAGCACATCATCGACCTCGCCCCGTACGACCTGGAACGGGCCGCGCAGGACTTCCCGGAGATGACGTTCATCGTGCACCACCTCGGTGAACCGTTCATCGACGAGACGATCAACATCGCGTCCCGGTACGAGAACATCAGCCTCGCGCTGACCGCCTGGATCAACCAGTACCCGGTGGCGCCCCGGGCGGCGCTGCACGCGATCGGCAAGTGTCTCCTGCACGTCGGCGAGGACCGCCTGCTGTGGGGTTCCGAGGCGTTCGTCTGGCCGAAGGTGCAGGCGTACATCGACCTGTTCGCCGACATGACGATGCCCGAGGACCTTCAGGACGGCTACGGCTACCCGGAGCTGACCGATCAGGCCAAGGCGAAGATCTTCGGACTCAACTTCGCCCGCATCATGGGCATCGACGTCGAGGCGAAGAAGGCCGAGCTGTACGGCGCGCCGCCGGCAAAGGGCAAGAAGGCGAAGAAGAACAAGAAGGCCGGCTCCCATGGCAAGTAG
- a CDS encoding NifU family protein yields MASRKKTARAADRALDGKVRQLVEAHGGGVTVDVGDDGDAHVTFHGRCAACPSAPVTMGSLVTPTLLQVEGVRSVSRRGGVSRFAEARIAAMFGLPTPEGDR; encoded by the coding sequence ATGGCAAGTAGGAAGAAGACCGCGCGCGCCGCCGACCGGGCCCTCGACGGCAAGGTGCGTCAGCTCGTCGAGGCGCACGGCGGCGGCGTCACCGTCGATGTCGGCGACGACGGCGACGCGCACGTGACCTTCCACGGCCGCTGCGCGGCCTGCCCGTCCGCTCCGGTCACCATGGGGTCGCTGGTGACGCCGACGCTGCTCCAGGTCGAGGGCGTCCGTTCGGTGTCGCGGCGCGGCGGGGTGTCCCGGTTCGCCGAGGCCCGCATCGCCGCGATGTTCGGCCTGCCGACCCCGGAGGGCGACCGATGA
- a CDS encoding CaiB/BaiF CoA transferase family protein, with protein sequence MTAPAREAAFADGPLTGVRVVEAGVLLAGPFCGQLLGDFGAEVIKVEEPANGDPMRQWGREKPHGKSLWFPVVARNKKSVTCNLRVPDGQRVMRELLAHADVFVENFRPGTLERWGLGPEQLHEINPKLVVVRVTAFGQDGPYASRAGYGSIGEAMGGIRHVTGDPSTPPSRIGVSLGDSLAGTFAALGAMMALRVAAGTGRGQVVDSAIYESVLALMESLLPEYALTGYVRERTGSILPNVAPSNAYPTQDGATVLIAANQDTVFRRLAAVMGRAELADDPRYASHAKRGENQVALDELIAAWTGKLDQHPLLELLHAGGVPAGSVYTAREMLTDEHFAAREAIVELPHPDFGPFPMHNVAPRLSRTPGRLRWVGPKLGEHTDEVLREVLGLDDDTIAALRSGGAI encoded by the coding sequence ATGACGGCCCCGGCGCGGGAGGCCGCGTTCGCCGACGGACCGCTCACCGGTGTCCGGGTCGTCGAGGCCGGGGTCCTGCTCGCCGGCCCGTTCTGCGGCCAGCTCCTCGGTGACTTCGGCGCCGAGGTCATCAAGGTGGAGGAGCCGGCGAACGGCGACCCGATGCGCCAGTGGGGACGCGAGAAGCCGCACGGGAAGTCGCTGTGGTTCCCGGTCGTGGCCCGCAACAAGAAGTCCGTCACCTGCAACCTGCGGGTGCCCGACGGGCAGCGGGTGATGCGCGAGCTGCTCGCCCACGCCGACGTCTTCGTGGAGAACTTCCGGCCCGGAACCCTGGAACGGTGGGGTCTCGGCCCCGAACAACTCCACGAGATCAACCCGAAGCTCGTCGTCGTCCGGGTCACCGCGTTCGGCCAGGACGGCCCGTACGCCTCCCGCGCCGGGTACGGCTCGATCGGCGAGGCGATGGGCGGCATCCGCCACGTCACCGGCGACCCGTCGACCCCGCCGAGCCGGATCGGGGTCAGTCTCGGCGACTCGCTCGCCGGCACCTTCGCCGCGCTCGGCGCGATGATGGCGCTGCGGGTCGCGGCCGGCACCGGGCGCGGTCAGGTCGTCGACAGCGCCATCTACGAGTCGGTGCTGGCCCTGATGGAGTCGCTGCTGCCGGAGTACGCGCTGACCGGCTACGTACGGGAACGGACCGGGTCGATCCTGCCGAACGTGGCCCCCAGCAACGCGTACCCCACCCAGGACGGTGCGACGGTGCTCATCGCCGCCAACCAGGACACCGTGTTCCGCCGGCTGGCCGCGGTGATGGGCCGGGCCGAACTCGCCGACGACCCGCGCTACGCGTCGCACGCCAAGCGCGGCGAGAACCAGGTGGCGCTGGACGAGCTGATCGCCGCCTGGACCGGGAAACTCGACCAGCACCCGCTGCTGGAGCTGCTGCACGCCGGCGGCGTACCGGCCGGATCGGTCTACACGGCCCGGGAGATGCTCACCGACGAGCATTTCGCGGCCCGGGAGGCGATCGTCGAACTGCCGCACCCGGACTTCGGTCCGTTTCCGATGCACAACGTGGCACCCCGGCTGTCCCGTACCCCCGGCCGGCTGCGCTGGGTCGGCCCGAAGCTGGGGGAGCACACCGACGAGGTACTGCGCGAGGTCCTCGGCCTCGACGACGACACGATCGCCGCGCTGCGCAGCGGCGGAGCAATCTGA